A window of Rhipicephalus microplus isolate Deutch F79 chromosome X, USDA_Rmic, whole genome shotgun sequence genomic DNA:
TATGtgacgccgttttttttttttttgccgttctaAAACACCTTATTGCTCATATTAACGCAATCTTTTTCCTGAGATCAAGTCTGCTTAAAGAAAATTTGTGTACGAATCACAAGCACTGGCATGCCTCACtcgcacgcagtggacccgggtttgaaTCTCACTATGACATCACAAGTATTTGGTGTTTTTCATTTGAGTTTCCTTCCTTATTTTGTGTAGCAgtagttacagacaccggcggcggcggttgcggacaactacggcactgcgcgtgacccgtattgtgatctcataacagctttctctgtaagaccatgcaatgcttcaccgcatggcaagACTAATGAAGCAGCACCTTGATTTCGATTTTCTTTGGCTACGTGAATGGAAACTTTTTCTACAACACTTAATTATTTTCGTACTCTTGCTGGGTACTCTATAtgaaaaaatgtatacattgattTGTTTCAATTTGAATATTTGCATATATAAGATGTTAATTGCACTGCTTACTAGCTCGTTAACAAGCTGCTACTCAATACACAAAATGCAGCCGAATGCGAAACCTGCACTGACACAAGTCGTTTTGTACTCAGTACGCACAAAGAACAGGATATAGCTATCGCGTTCAAATAACTCCTAAAGGCCACGCTTAAAAGTCGCTCACTTTTCATTTGCACATTTCGATTTTTTGGTCATAGACAAGATGTTTTTTCACTCACAACAAAACCGACGCTGACGTCGGAATTTCCGCGAAGCGAGGTCTTAACTAATCACGCTGTATACGAAGGAGCGAAAATTCTCATCATGAAAGCAGACTGCTTTGCACACAACTGCGACATCAGCAATGAATAAGGTGTCAAAGTTAGCCGCGCGCGAAAGTGGACCTTTGTTTTATTAGCTTGAAAATGCACCTTTGGGGCTATCCACgtacaaaaaaaatataaaaaaagaacagcacaTGCCCACTGTGGAAGCTTTTTGGACAGTTGAATGTGTTTTAAGCTGAAGTGTCCTCAAGCTAGGCAGCATGAGAGGAGTTTGCATGCTGCAGCTGGCATGGCTCGTGTGGATAGCAGTGGTCATTTCCTGAAGCCGTGCATCTTGGTCCACTCACGCGCCGTTTTCTTGCAGTGGCCCCGATTCTTCCGGTAGCCGGAGGCCCCGTTGGTCGCGTGGGGGTCGGTGACGCTCGGGTTGCTCATCAGCCAGCAACTGGCAGGGAGAAGCTTGGAAATGGACTGAGCGAGAGTCCAAATCGATGTGAGCATGTTGAGGCAAATGTTGCCGTCCCAATCGATGTTGGGGTGGTTGATCTTGCTTTTGAACTTGACCTGCAATGCAGAATAAGCAAAAAACTAAAGCTCTTGAGAACAAATATGGACAAAAACGCCGAAGTTGGCGTA
This region includes:
- the LOC142777237 gene encoding ubiquitin-conjugating enzyme E2 D4-like — protein: MFSNCCSMATGGRLPALERISKEFVDINRAPPANCKAAPVNPCDIFKLEATIQGPRGSAFEDGTFKLDITFPADYPFRPPQVKFKSKINHPNIDWDGNICLNMLTSIWTLAQSISKLLPASCWLMSNPSVTDPHATNGASGYRKNRGHCKKTAREWTKMHGFRK